The following coding sequences are from one Candidatus Anaeroferrophillus wilburensis window:
- a CDS encoding tetratricopeptide repeat protein — protein sequence MSEIKKIAGYYSEKVKISLGTGATRRQTTGENIFLVKELPDGRVELSLLNMDGEPTRIKEVVELDEFQRRCTPKPDYLPLGQKIDQGHLRKKVQADKHASRGNLHLKRKEYNSAEFEYGSALKLDEENVRANYGLGKVHLERGEVEEARKVFGKLAQIEALFQEENKHVFNEFGIDLRQNKMYDEAIANYKKALEIGVQDPVLLFNLGRAYVEKGQWSEALVCLQKAMMMRQDFPEAEKLAAIVQGKLIHADDAS from the coding sequence ATGTCAGAAATAAAAAAAATAGCAGGTTATTATTCTGAAAAGGTGAAAATTTCCCTGGGTACCGGCGCAACCCGCCGTCAAACCACGGGGGAAAATATTTTTTTAGTTAAAGAGCTTCCTGATGGTCGGGTGGAACTCAGCTTGCTTAACATGGATGGCGAACCGACCAGGATCAAAGAAGTGGTGGAGCTGGACGAGTTTCAGCGTCGTTGCACCCCCAAACCCGATTATCTGCCCCTTGGCCAAAAAATTGATCAGGGTCATTTGCGTAAGAAGGTTCAGGCTGACAAGCATGCCTCCCGGGGCAATCTTCATCTCAAACGAAAAGAATACAACAGCGCCGAATTTGAATATGGTTCGGCCTTGAAACTGGATGAAGAGAATGTCAGGGCTAATTATGGCTTGGGAAAGGTGCACCTTGAGCGGGGAGAGGTGGAGGAAGCCCGCAAAGTATTCGGTAAGCTTGCCCAGATCGAAGCTCTTTTTCAAGAGGAAAACAAGCATGTGTTCAATGAGTTTGGCATCGATTTGCGACAGAACAAGATGTATGATGAGGCAATAGCCAATTATAAAAAAGCCCTTGAGATCGGGGTGCAGGATCCGGTCCTTTTGTTTAATCTTGGCCGGGCTTATGTGGAAAAAGGACAATGGTCCGAAGCCCTGGTGTGCCTGCAAAAGGCGATGATGATGCGGCAGGATTTCCCCGAGGCGGAAAAATTGGCAGCCATCGTGCAGGGGAAGCTCATCCATGCTGATGATGCATCATGA
- a CDS encoding zinc ribbon domain-containing protein: protein MPIYEYRCRECDHCFEQIQRLGEGGEQLKCPRCGAPSPLKQVAACAISRGVDGGGCTANQGFS, encoded by the coding sequence ATGCCTATTTATGAGTATCGTTGTCGAGAGTGTGATCATTGTTTTGAGCAGATCCAGCGCTTGGGTGAAGGCGGCGAACAGCTGAAATGTCCCCGATGCGGTGCTCCCAGCCCACTCAAGCAGGTGGCCGCATGTGCCATTTCTCGTGGTGTTGATGGTGGTGGCTGTACAGCCAATCAGGGTTTTTCCTGA
- a CDS encoding winged helix-turn-helix transcriptional regulator — MHDKICHRVAEILKVLGHPIRLRIVQTLLTEESCVKNLWNCLDLPQATVSQHLSVLKGKGIVDSAREGVAMRYWVSDEIGTLIVSTLMNQLQLDCCEGNKPVAGIKE, encoded by the coding sequence ATGCACGACAAAATATGTCATCGGGTGGCTGAAATTTTAAAGGTATTGGGTCATCCGATTCGTTTGCGGATTGTCCAGACCTTGCTGACTGAAGAATCATGTGTTAAAAACCTCTGGAACTGTCTTGACCTACCCCAGGCGACGGTATCTCAGCATCTTTCGGTTCTGAAGGGCAAGGGGATTGTTGATTCAGCCCGGGAGGGCGTGGCCATGAGGTATTGGGTCAGTGATGAGATCGGTACGTTGATTGTTTCGACCTTGATGAATCAGCTGCAACTTGATTGTTGTGAAGGCAATAAACCGGTAGCCGGTATCAAAGAGTAG
- a CDS encoding DUF342 domain-containing protein: MPSASTTNTTIDLFIHMDEVQGQQHAYLSIRPNTRIANPTDARAKTEILAVIEQLIENSTITHGLLAKKKLREQVELYLDGYRKNGEYRDYFTFSLAAPTLPVPGSDSTLEELINLELKAGKIINEKTGKIDFRDLGFSEKLVHKGSKLLVVNHATKGIDGTTIHGGQIHAEPGKELAKLRYDRKSIIADEQPEKNITILKALIDGFLYREETRGYFIDPDVLVQQVDFSTGNIAVKDYSTIATSIKVEDSSNVLKDSVKAGFTLKANGIRVTGNVGRGAILEGDTITINGIVDPEARIIGRHITIDKVVGARIEGHEVTINEVIRNAIIIGHQVKIKTCMSSTIQATEVHIAESMHAGTVTAGTFIYCHGIHSSGKSVLQIDPFALPDYQQREEKLNEMLRKSSLKRDHFTPKLVKNTYLRSQLETEIAQLLQNIEEQKNISLTNQQKTAIRQLITSDRAAELSERLHIPLASITLKRLHSFYQLTQEHEELKKEEESINREIIGCKEVIANLRQSFSRGLILADNGGDGEVHINFGTFSRRPTTINTPTLFSFSRNRKTIIATTGPLALHKHDQRLASLSPEALKLLNRFSASRIL, from the coding sequence ATGCCCTCTGCGAGTACGACCAATACTACCATCGATCTCTTCATCCACATGGATGAAGTACAAGGTCAGCAGCACGCCTACCTCTCGATCAGGCCCAACACCAGAATTGCCAACCCCACCGATGCCCGGGCAAAAACTGAGATCCTGGCTGTTATCGAACAGCTCATCGAGAACAGCACGATCACCCACGGCCTGCTCGCCAAGAAAAAACTTCGCGAGCAGGTTGAACTCTATCTCGATGGTTACCGAAAGAACGGCGAGTATCGAGATTATTTCACTTTCTCTCTAGCTGCCCCGACCCTGCCGGTTCCAGGTTCTGACAGCACCCTCGAAGAACTCATCAACCTGGAGTTGAAAGCCGGTAAAATTATTAACGAAAAGACTGGTAAAATTGATTTTCGCGACCTGGGGTTCAGTGAAAAACTGGTCCACAAAGGCTCCAAGCTGCTCGTAGTAAACCACGCTACCAAAGGCATTGACGGCACGACGATCCATGGCGGTCAAATCCACGCTGAACCGGGAAAAGAGCTGGCAAAACTAAGATACGACCGGAAATCAATCATTGCCGATGAACAGCCGGAAAAAAATATCACCATCCTGAAAGCACTCATCGACGGGTTTTTATACCGGGAAGAAACCAGAGGTTATTTTATCGATCCAGATGTTCTGGTCCAGCAGGTCGATTTCTCCACCGGCAACATTGCCGTTAAAGATTACAGCACCATTGCCACCAGCATTAAAGTTGAAGACTCCAGCAACGTCCTCAAGGATTCCGTAAAAGCGGGGTTTACCCTCAAGGCCAATGGCATCAGGGTTACCGGCAATGTCGGCCGGGGGGCCATTCTAGAGGGTGATACCATTACCATCAATGGCATTGTTGACCCTGAAGCCAGAATAATAGGCAGACATATTACCATTGATAAAGTAGTCGGTGCCCGGATCGAGGGACATGAGGTCACCATCAATGAGGTGATCCGCAACGCCATCATTATTGGCCACCAGGTAAAAATCAAGACCTGCATGTCCTCAACCATCCAAGCAACGGAAGTACATATTGCCGAGTCCATGCATGCCGGCACGGTAACCGCCGGCACCTTTATCTACTGTCACGGCATCCATAGTTCGGGAAAATCGGTTCTCCAGATTGATCCTTTCGCCCTGCCTGACTACCAGCAGCGGGAAGAGAAACTGAATGAAATGTTGAGAAAATCAAGCCTTAAACGTGATCATTTCACCCCGAAACTGGTCAAAAATACCTATCTCAGATCTCAGCTGGAAACGGAAATTGCCCAACTACTGCAAAACATCGAAGAACAGAAAAACATCTCTTTAACCAACCAGCAGAAAACCGCAATCAGACAGCTGATCACCAGCGATCGAGCCGCTGAACTCAGTGAGCGGCTCCACATTCCCCTTGCCTCAATCACCCTGAAACGGCTGCACTCTTTTTATCAGCTTACTCAGGAGCATGAGGAACTGAAGAAAGAGGAGGAGAGCATCAACCGGGAAATCATTGGCTGCAAAGAAGTGATTGCAAACCTGAGACAGTCCTTCTCCCGTGGCTTGATCCTGGCTGACAACGGCGGTGACGGTGAAGTCCATATCAATTTTGGCACCTTCTCCCGCAGGCCCACGACTATCAACACCCCAACTCTTTTCAGCTTTTCCCGTAATAGGAAAACAATCATCGCCACCACCGGCCCCCTCGCCCTCCATAAGCATGATCAGCGTCTGGCATCATTGAGTCCCGAGGCCTTAAAACTACTCAACCGCTTCTCGGCATCCAGAATCTTATGA
- the murJ gene encoding murein biosynthesis integral membrane protein MurJ yields the protein MKTSKGNILRAAGIVSGATFLSRILGFVRDMITAHYLGTSFTADAFFVAFRIPNLLRRLFGEGSLTASFIPVFSSYLAAGKKEEAKEIAQTALTLVAAILVLVTIAGICFSPLIISLIAPGFHDNPEKFQLAVLLNRIMFPYILLISLVALAMGILNSVDHFLAPALAPVLLNICMIGAVFLLSLPLGNPALALAVGVLLGGLAQLALQVPFLRKKGFSLAPKYHFRHPAIGRILKLMGPSLVGLAITQITIFVNTLLASLLMDGSISYLYYADRLVQFPLGVFAVALGTAILPALSRQASKQQWEDFSQTFSLAIRGLFFITLPAMTGLIILSKPIIYVLFQRGNFDATSTAMVAQTMIAYTCGLWAYAALRIVVPVFYSLQDAKTPVKVGGVALIINIVAALALMLPLKHIGLALATAISSAANIIILIYLLAKKKTMPPLKINSITKSLGQAAVATGIMAVVLLALPHCSWFALTYVHQLADAGRLAVMITIGGLAYAGSSLLLGSREMDSLKAMMGKRGTTGT from the coding sequence ATGAAAACCAGCAAAGGGAACATTCTCAGAGCCGCAGGCATCGTCAGCGGCGCAACTTTTCTCAGCCGCATTCTTGGATTTGTCCGCGACATGATCACGGCCCATTATCTGGGCACCAGCTTCACTGCGGATGCCTTCTTTGTCGCTTTCCGCATTCCCAACCTGCTCAGGCGGCTCTTTGGTGAGGGCTCACTAACCGCATCCTTCATTCCGGTATTCAGTAGCTATCTGGCCGCCGGCAAAAAAGAGGAAGCAAAAGAGATTGCCCAGACCGCCTTGACTCTGGTTGCCGCCATCCTCGTTCTGGTAACCATTGCCGGCATCTGCTTTTCACCCCTGATCATCTCCCTCATCGCGCCGGGATTTCACGACAACCCGGAAAAATTCCAGCTGGCCGTCCTGCTCAACAGGATTATGTTCCCCTATATTCTGTTGATCAGCCTAGTGGCTCTGGCCATGGGAATATTAAACTCGGTTGACCACTTTCTGGCACCGGCGCTGGCTCCGGTACTATTGAACATCTGCATGATTGGCGCTGTTTTTCTCCTCAGCCTGCCCCTTGGCAATCCGGCGCTGGCCCTGGCAGTGGGGGTGCTGCTCGGCGGACTGGCCCAACTGGCTCTCCAGGTACCGTTTCTGCGAAAAAAAGGGTTTTCCCTGGCCCCCAAATACCATTTCCGCCATCCGGCCATCGGCAGAATCCTGAAGCTCATGGGACCGTCCCTGGTCGGGCTGGCCATCACCCAGATAACTATTTTTGTCAACACCCTGCTGGCATCCCTGCTGATGGATGGCAGCATTTCCTATCTCTACTATGCCGACCGTCTGGTTCAGTTTCCTTTGGGAGTTTTTGCGGTTGCCCTGGGGACTGCAATTCTGCCAGCCCTCAGCAGACAGGCCAGCAAGCAGCAATGGGAAGATTTCTCCCAGACGTTTTCACTCGCCATCCGGGGACTGTTCTTCATTACCCTGCCGGCCATGACCGGCCTGATCATTCTCAGTAAACCAATTATCTACGTGCTTTTCCAGCGGGGTAACTTTGATGCCACCTCCACCGCCATGGTGGCGCAAACTATGATCGCCTATACCTGCGGGCTGTGGGCTTACGCCGCCCTGCGGATTGTGGTGCCGGTATTCTATTCCCTCCAGGATGCCAAGACGCCGGTAAAGGTGGGCGGCGTTGCCCTGATCATCAATATCGTTGCCGCTCTCGCATTGATGCTGCCCCTCAAACACATCGGCCTTGCCCTGGCTACGGCCATCTCAAGTGCCGCCAACATCATCATCCTCATCTATCTGCTGGCGAAAAAGAAAACCATGCCGCCGTTGAAAATCAACAGTATTACCAAATCCCTGGGGCAGGCCGCCGTGGCCACCGGCATCATGGCTGTGGTTCTTCTGGCGCTGCCCCATTGTTCCTGGTTTGCCCTCACCTATGTCCACCAGCTTGCGGATGCCGGCAGACTGGCAGTGATGATCACTATCGGCGGTCTGGCCTATGCCGGCAGCTCACTGCTGCTGGGAAGCAGGGAGATGGACTCTTTGAAGGCAATGATGGGAAAAAGAGGTACGACGGGAACATGA
- the mltG gene encoding endolytic transglycosylase MltG gives MNAGRRRYFFFLLLLGLGAVSFAAADLASFARRQTVLAPTLFEVQPGSSLSTISKQLEQQKIITSATRFTLIVRIRRLANRLQAGEYEFQPGDTPQAIIDQLVSGRIKQYQLTIPEGLTIREISRLMPSRLCQNGEFEQLADDPALLKQWNIPAAYGEGYLFPSTYPYSKATTCRQLVSQMLKTFTEQFQLASTTATTEASLPLSRHELVTLASIIQKETGRLEEMPLIAAVLINRLRKGMRLECDPTVIYGLGDGFDGNLRKKDLLDASSPYNTYQHRGLPPGPICNPGIMALKAAHAPAPVDYLYFVSRNDGSHQFSATYQDHHKAVQRYQQRR, from the coding sequence ATGAATGCCGGGCGGCGGAGATACTTTTTTTTCCTGCTCCTGCTGGGGCTGGGGGCCGTCAGCTTCGCCGCTGCTGACCTGGCTTCTTTTGCCAGGCGGCAGACCGTGCTTGCCCCTACACTTTTTGAGGTCCAGCCCGGCAGCTCTCTGAGCACAATAAGCAAGCAGCTGGAACAACAGAAAATTATCACGTCCGCCACCCGTTTCACCCTCATCGTCAGAATACGCCGCCTTGCCAACCGCCTGCAGGCGGGAGAATATGAATTTCAACCGGGTGACACACCACAGGCGATCATTGATCAGCTGGTTTCAGGTCGGATAAAACAATACCAGCTGACCATCCCTGAAGGACTGACCATCAGAGAAATCAGCCGTTTGATGCCAAGCCGGCTCTGCCAAAATGGTGAATTTGAGCAGCTCGCTGATGATCCGGCGCTCCTCAAACAATGGAATATTCCAGCAGCTTATGGTGAAGGCTACCTATTCCCCAGCACCTATCCATACAGCAAAGCAACAACTTGCCGGCAGCTCGTCTCCCAGATGCTGAAGACTTTCACCGAACAGTTCCAGCTGGCATCAACCACCGCCACAACTGAGGCATCACTCCCTTTAAGCCGGCATGAGCTGGTAACCCTGGCCTCGATTATCCAGAAGGAGACCGGCCGTCTTGAAGAGATGCCACTGATCGCCGCCGTCCTCATCAACCGGCTGCGCAAAGGAATGCGGCTGGAATGCGATCCAACGGTTATTTATGGCTTGGGAGATGGTTTCGACGGCAACCTGCGGAAAAAAGATCTCCTTGATGCTTCATCTCCCTACAACACCTACCAACACCGGGGATTGCCGCCCGGTCCCATCTGCAACCCCGGAATCATGGCTCTCAAAGCGGCCCATGCTCCGGCTCCGGTTGACTACCTCTACTTCGTCTCCCGCAATGATGGCAGCCACCAGTTCTCAGCCACCTACCAGGACCATCATAAAGCTGTCCAGCGCTACCAGCAGCGCCGCTAA
- the argJ gene encoding bifunctional glutamate N-acetyltransferase/amino-acid acetyltransferase ArgJ, translating into MECSGYRFAGCVAGLKKNGKLDLALVVSEPSAAAAAVFTTNAFAAAPVLYGRQQLAAATPVSAVLINSGNANACTGEPGVAHVRQVASALGDVLSVPAGEVFVSSTGVIGEPLPVAKVTGALPRLAGELSAAALPLAAEAILTTDSLAKMFAVNLSLSTGTAKIIGMAKGAGMIEPRMATMLAYLFTDARVSRTELQEILAGVVQRTFNRISVDGDTSTNDTVLLLANGASGCSLVDEADRKAFEHGVFQVADYLSRLIVKDGEGATKVVTIVVENASDDTAAEQICRTVGRSLLVKTAFFGQDANWGRIIAAVGYAGVDLQPERVDIWLDRIQVVAGGRRSPAYQEADGAKIFHQNSFTITIDLHAGNGSFSLLTSDLSHEYVSINADYRT; encoded by the coding sequence ATGGAATGCAGCGGTTACCGCTTTGCCGGTTGTGTCGCCGGCCTGAAAAAAAATGGCAAGCTTGACCTTGCTCTGGTTGTTTCAGAACCGTCAGCGGCGGCGGCGGCGGTTTTTACCACCAACGCCTTTGCCGCTGCCCCGGTTCTTTATGGCCGTCAGCAGCTGGCGGCGGCAACACCGGTTAGCGCGGTGTTGATCAACAGCGGTAATGCCAATGCCTGCACCGGTGAACCGGGGGTTGCCCATGTCAGGCAGGTGGCGTCTGCCCTTGGTGACGTCCTTTCCGTTCCTGCCGGTGAGGTGTTTGTCTCTTCCACCGGCGTTATTGGCGAGCCGTTGCCGGTGGCAAAGGTGACCGGCGCCTTGCCCCGGCTGGCCGGTGAACTTTCAGCGGCTGCGTTGCCCCTGGCTGCCGAGGCCATCCTGACCACCGATTCCCTGGCTAAAATGTTTGCGGTGAATCTCTCCTTGTCAACCGGTACGGCAAAGATTATCGGGATGGCCAAGGGAGCCGGAATGATTGAACCCCGGATGGCCACCATGCTTGCCTATCTGTTTACCGATGCCAGAGTGTCGCGAACTGAGCTTCAGGAGATATTGGCAGGGGTGGTGCAGCGGACATTCAACCGGATCAGTGTTGATGGCGACACCAGCACCAATGATACGGTGTTGCTGCTGGCCAATGGTGCTTCCGGTTGTTCGCTGGTTGATGAAGCAGACCGAAAGGCCTTTGAACATGGGGTTTTTCAGGTTGCTGATTATCTTTCCCGCTTGATTGTCAAGGATGGGGAAGGGGCGACGAAAGTGGTAACCATCGTGGTTGAAAATGCTTCTGATGATACGGCGGCGGAGCAGATCTGCCGGACGGTTGGTCGTTCGTTGCTGGTGAAAACCGCTTTTTTCGGTCAGGATGCCAACTGGGGACGGATCATCGCCGCAGTTGGTTATGCCGGTGTTGACCTGCAGCCTGAGCGGGTGGATATCTGGCTTGACCGGATTCAGGTGGTGGCCGGTGGCCGGCGTTCCCCCGCCTATCAGGAGGCTGATGGTGCGAAGATCTTTCACCAGAACAGCTTCACTATTACCATTGACCTGCATGCCGGCAACGGCAGCTTTTCTCTCCTGACCAGCGATCTTTCCCACGAATACGTGAGCATCAACGCCGACTACCGGACCTGA
- the secA gene encoding preprotein translocase subunit SecA — protein MFGIVKKVFGSKNDRELKQLQPLVREINDLEPEMQQLSDEQLQGKTAFLRQLLAEGQTLDDLLPQAFAVVREASIRTLKMRHFDVQLMGGIVLYQGKIAEMKTGEGKTLVATLPVYLNALSGKGVHVVTVNDYLARRDAEWMGAIYQFLGLTVGVILHGLDDQERQAAYGCDITYGTNNEFGFDYLRDNMKFRLEDYVQRELNYAIVDEVDSILVDEARTPLIISGPTEDRTDKYYLIDKVIPRLNRDTDYEMEEKTKTVVLTEQGVARVEQLLKINNLFEPAQMEVLHHVNQALKAHALFKRDVDYVVKDDQVMIVDEFTGRLMPGRRYSDGLHQALEAKEGVKIESENQTLASVTFQNYFRMYNRLAGMTGTADTEAVEFKQIYNLDVVVMPTNMPMIRIDNPDVIYKTKLEKYKAVVEEIIDCHHRGQPVLVGTISIDDSEKLSRMLVKKGVKHEVLNAKFHEKEAEIVSQAGRLGAVTIATNMAGRGTDIVLGGNAGMQAKKKIKEGMTPEEQEAILRELQHQCEQERQEVLAAGGLHILGTERHESRRIDNQLRGRSGRQGDPGSTRFFLALDDDLMRIFGSERIATVMDKLGIEDGEPIQHAMISKAIENAQRRVEGHNFDIRKQLLEYDDVMNKQRETIYSRRREILGQDDLREVVFDYMDEVAADLLDQLVADKEPPASWDREALAVSFAKTFALSIDFFRDQMMADVVDKGSLLEKIYLRLREFYDQREKELGADTLRQLEKIVLLHTLDTLWKEHLYNIDQLKEGIGLRGYGQKDPLREYQREGFDMFVAMLAKMKEDAVTQLCYVRVTREEEVEALDQQSRKQTEVVLSRGQGVDEAGKRKPVQKTTAKIGRNDPCPCGSGKKYKRCCGQ, from the coding sequence ATGTTTGGTATCGTCAAAAAAGTCTTTGGCAGTAAAAATGACCGCGAACTGAAACAACTCCAGCCTTTGGTTCGGGAGATAAATGACCTGGAGCCGGAGATGCAGCAGCTAAGTGATGAGCAGCTGCAGGGCAAAACCGCTTTTTTACGCCAGCTGCTGGCTGAAGGGCAGACGCTGGATGATCTTTTGCCGCAGGCGTTTGCCGTTGTTCGGGAGGCTTCAATCCGGACCTTGAAGATGAGGCATTTTGATGTCCAGCTGATGGGCGGTATTGTTCTCTATCAGGGAAAAATTGCTGAGATGAAGACTGGTGAGGGGAAAACCCTGGTGGCGACATTGCCGGTGTATCTCAATGCTCTCAGTGGTAAAGGTGTCCATGTGGTCACCGTCAATGACTACCTGGCCCGCCGTGACGCTGAATGGATGGGGGCTATTTACCAGTTCCTTGGTCTGACGGTGGGGGTTATTCTGCATGGTTTGGATGATCAGGAGCGGCAGGCGGCTTATGGCTGCGATATCACCTACGGTACCAATAATGAGTTTGGTTTTGACTACCTGCGTGACAATATGAAGTTTCGTCTGGAGGACTACGTCCAGCGAGAATTGAATTATGCCATCGTCGACGAGGTGGACAGCATTCTGGTCGATGAGGCCCGGACGCCGCTGATCATCTCCGGACCCACTGAAGACCGGACGGATAAATACTACCTGATTGACAAGGTGATTCCCCGGCTGAACAGAGATACCGATTACGAGATGGAGGAGAAAACCAAAACGGTTGTCCTTACCGAGCAGGGGGTGGCCCGGGTGGAGCAACTGCTGAAAATCAACAACCTGTTTGAACCGGCCCAGATGGAAGTGCTTCATCATGTCAATCAGGCCCTGAAAGCCCATGCCCTGTTCAAGCGGGATGTGGATTATGTGGTCAAAGACGACCAGGTGATGATTGTCGATGAGTTTACCGGCCGTCTGATGCCCGGCAGGCGGTACAGTGATGGCCTGCATCAGGCCCTGGAGGCCAAAGAGGGGGTCAAGATCGAAAGTGAGAATCAGACTCTGGCTTCGGTGACCTTCCAGAACTATTTCCGGATGTATAACCGGCTGGCCGGTATGACCGGGACCGCCGATACGGAAGCGGTGGAATTCAAACAGATTTATAACCTTGATGTGGTGGTGATGCCCACCAACATGCCCATGATCCGAATTGATAATCCAGATGTGATTTATAAAACAAAACTGGAGAAGTACAAGGCGGTGGTGGAAGAGATTATTGACTGCCACCATCGGGGACAGCCGGTGCTGGTGGGGACCATCTCCATTGATGACTCTGAGAAGCTGAGCCGGATGTTGGTTAAGAAAGGCGTGAAGCATGAGGTCCTCAACGCCAAGTTCCATGAGAAAGAGGCTGAAATCGTCTCCCAGGCCGGCCGTCTGGGGGCGGTAACCATTGCCACCAATATGGCCGGCCGTGGTACGGATATTGTTCTGGGCGGTAATGCCGGCATGCAGGCTAAAAAGAAGATCAAAGAGGGTATGACGCCGGAGGAGCAGGAGGCAATTCTCCGGGAGCTGCAGCATCAGTGTGAGCAGGAACGGCAGGAAGTGCTGGCTGCCGGCGGTTTGCATATCCTGGGAACCGAGCGCCATGAGAGCCGGCGGATCGACAACCAGTTGCGTGGTCGTTCAGGGCGCCAGGGAGATCCGGGATCTACCCGCTTCTTTCTTGCCCTTGATGATGATCTGATGCGTATCTTTGGTTCCGAACGGATTGCGACGGTGATGGATAAACTGGGGATTGAAGATGGTGAACCCATCCAGCATGCCATGATCTCCAAAGCCATTGAGAATGCCCAGCGTCGGGTGGAGGGGCATAACTTTGATATCAGGAAACAGCTGCTGGAATATGATGATGTGATGAACAAGCAGCGGGAAACCATCTACTCCCGGCGCCGGGAGATTCTGGGGCAGGACGATTTGCGGGAGGTGGTTTTTGACTATATGGACGAGGTGGCGGCTGATCTGCTTGACCAGCTGGTGGCGGACAAAGAGCCGCCCGCCAGCTGGGACCGGGAGGCACTGGCGGTCAGCTTTGCCAAAACCTTTGCCCTGAGTATCGATTTTTTCCGTGACCAGATGATGGCTGATGTGGTTGACAAGGGTTCCCTGCTTGAAAAGATCTACCTCCGGCTGCGGGAGTTCTACGACCAGCGGGAAAAGGAATTGGGGGCGGACACCCTGCGGCAGCTGGAAAAGATTGTGCTGCTCCATACCCTGGATACCCTCTGGAAAGAACATCTCTATAATATTGATCAGCTCAAAGAAGGCATTGGTCTGCGGGGCTATGGCCAGAAGGATCCTCTGCGGGAGTACCAGCGGGAAGGGTTTGATATGTTTGTCGCCATGCTGGCCAAGATGAAAGAGGACGCGGTGACCCAGCTGTGTTATGTCAGGGTAACCCGTGAGGAGGAGGTTGAAGCTCTCGATCAGCAGTCCCGAAAGCAGACCGAAGTCGTCCTCAGTCGCGGCCAGGGAGTTGATGAAGCGGGGAAACGGAAACCGGTGCAGAAAACGACAGCCAAGATCGGCCGCAATGACCCCTGCCCCTGTGGCAGCGGAAAAAAATATAAACGGTGCTGCGGTCAATAA
- a CDS encoding M23 family metallopeptidase codes for MKKTEKYTIVLLRDGNHHPRRISLSRTWLRRLFLLLFPPMAGLFIGAVVAIFLYASNLESINGYEKVVQQAAEMEAQVDFFSHRIEQLTDRLAEIKESNAKIKVLANLEAHAGVVDRQGIGGPDHAVAVLTTDSLSEARRQVVERMHRDLQTLELQLADERQESNLLHDYLEEKKTLLNFTPSVRPVRGWVSSKFGYRISPFTGRREFHHGVDIVNRKGTPVIATADGRVKFAGVNGGYGKMVVVDHGTGVETKYGHLSRIGVKVGEKVVRGQEIGLLGNSGRSTGPHLHYEVVMKSNTVNPVQYFVD; via the coding sequence ATGAAAAAAACAGAAAAATATACCATTGTCCTGCTGCGTGATGGCAACCATCATCCTCGCCGGATATCTCTTTCCCGCACCTGGCTGCGGCGTCTCTTTCTTCTGCTGTTCCCCCCGATGGCGGGACTTTTTATTGGTGCCGTGGTTGCCATTTTTCTTTACGCCAGTAATTTGGAAAGTATCAATGGCTATGAGAAAGTGGTGCAGCAGGCTGCAGAAATGGAGGCCCAGGTTGATTTTTTCAGCCACCGTATAGAGCAGCTTACGGATCGTTTGGCCGAAATAAAAGAGAGCAATGCCAAAATTAAAGTATTGGCAAACCTCGAAGCCCATGCTGGTGTCGTTGACCGGCAGGGTATTGGTGGGCCTGATCATGCGGTTGCCGTGCTGACAACCGACAGCTTGAGTGAAGCCCGCCGACAGGTAGTGGAGCGGATGCATCGTGATCTCCAGACGCTGGAGCTGCAGCTTGCTGATGAGCGGCAGGAAAGCAACCTGCTCCATGATTATCTGGAGGAAAAGAAGACACTGCTTAACTTCACGCCTTCCGTCAGGCCGGTCCGGGGATGGGTCAGTTCGAAATTCGGCTATCGTATTTCACCCTTTACCGGCCGCCGTGAATTTCATCACGGGGTTGACATCGTCAACCGGAAGGGAACACCGGTTATTGCCACGGCTGACGGTCGGGTCAAATTTGCTGGTGTCAACGGTGGTTATGGTAAAATGGTTGTTGTGGACCATGGTACGGGGGTGGAAACAAAATATGGTCATCTGTCCAGGATTGGGGTCAAGGTGGGTGAAAAGGTGGTCCGTGGGCAGGAAATTGGTTTGCTTGGCAATTCCGGACGCAGCACGGGGCCGCATCTTCACTATGAAGTGGTGATGAAAAGCAATACGGTGAACCCGGTTCAGTATTTTGTTGATTAG